In Candidatus Aminicenantes bacterium, the DNA window ACCGAGGTTGAGCTCAACGAACACATCCCGGACTTCGTCGACCCGTTTGTGGATGTGCTCCATGGTTTTGACGCCGTCTACGGTTTCCACCATGTGAAAGCGATTGAGGACACGGTTGATCTTGTTTTTCTGCAACTTACCGATGAAGTGCCATTCCAGCTCACTATCGGCCAGGGCGAGCTGATGAGACTCCGCTTCCTGGAACCGGTTTTCCCCCAGCAGGTCGATCCCCGCGCGGATCGCTTCACGAATCCGCTCCACGGGTTGCCCTTTGCATGCCCCAAGGATCCGGACCTCGGCCGGGTCACGATTCACACGCGCGCAAGCGTTGAGAATGCCTTCCCGGATCAATTCCAGATTATCCTGAATGGTCATGAATCCTCCCGTTCAGGCGACCTCTATCCACCCCTTCCAGTCGGAGCCAGTACCGCTTTGCATCCAGGCCCGCTGAGAATCCACCGAGCTCCCCCCCGGAAGCCACCACGCGATGACAGGGCACAACCAGTACCAGGGGATTGCGCGCCATCGCACTTCCCACGGCGCGGGCCGCCCGGGGACTACCCGCCAGGTCCGCCAGTTTTCCGTAAGTCACCAGGCTGCCGCGTCGCACAGCTCGAAGTGTGCGCCAAACCCGTTGCTGGAATTCAGTCCCTTGGGTCCAGTGCACGGGAACATCCACCGGATCCACCGGCTCTCCGGCAAGGTAAGCCCGCAGCAGTGAGGCAACGGGATGGCCATTACCCGCAGCGCGAATGCCGGGATACGCCGCGCGCTCCCTTTCCAGGATACCGTTCATATCCTCCGGGCGCCGCACCAGTTGGGCGAATACCACATGATCGTTCTCTATTCCCACCAGCAGGCGCCCCAGGGGGTCGGCATCGATCTCCAAATAGCCATACACGTGCTATTATATCGCATCCGGAAGCAAAGATAAATGCGGGAGGCGGCAGGAGACAGGAAGGAAGGAGACAGGGAAATCAAGTGAAAAGATAAAAGTCGAAAGTAAAAAATGGGAAAGGTGGCAGAAAGGCAAGACCAAAAACAGTTGGGGAGTTGGAGAGGAAAATCAAAAAGCCCTCACCGGAAATAGTGCTTTTACTTTTCACTCTTTGTGCCCGAACGGGTATTAGACTTTCGACTTTTCACTGAGTTCTTCCTGACACCTGACACCTGGTACCTGATACCCCTCTCCTGTCACCTGA includes these proteins:
- a CDS encoding YggS family pyridoxal phosphate-dependent enzyme, translated to MTIQDNLELIREGILNACARVNRDPAEVRILGACKGQPVERIREAIRAGIDLLGENRFQEAESHQLALADSELEWHFIGKLQKNKINRVLNRFHMVETVDGVKTMEHIHKRVDEVRDVFVELNLGDETTKSGFTESGLFKALNYMAQLNRVRVVGLMCIPPFSEDPEESRPWFQRLFRMREELNARDIANFHVLHLSMGMSNDYEVAVEEGATIVRIGSALFGRRSL
- a CDS encoding methylated-DNA--[protein]-cysteine S-methyltransferase produces the protein MYGYLEIDADPLGRLLVGIENDHVVFAQLVRRPEDMNGILERERAAYPGIRAAGNGHPVASLLRAYLAGEPVDPVDVPVHWTQGTEFQQRVWRTLRAVRRGSLVTYGKLADLAGSPRAARAVGSAMARNPLVLVVPCHRVVASGGELGGFSAGLDAKRYWLRLEGVDRGRLNGRIHDHSG